The Sulfurimonas sp. genome includes the window ATCAATTGTCATCAAAAAAGTTTTTTAATTTTTCTTCAACAAGTCTTATTCTAATTTTAATATTACTTTTACTTCCCGTTCTTGCTTTATACAGTGTGTCACTATCCTTGATTTCTTCAAAAAGGCTTATTAAAGAGCTGTAGTTGTCGTGGGTAATTATTTTATCAATGTAGTTTTGTATACCTAATATAAGACCATCATAGTAATACAACACAAAGTTACTCTGATATTTTCCGCTCATTCTTTTAGTTGAAAAAATATTTGAATTAAGCACTTTGTTTACAATCATAAATGTTTTTTCAAAATTTTCTTTTTCTTTTTTATAATTGAAAGGAATAGACTCTTTAGCTATATCTTCCATGTACTTTGTTAAATATTCATCAAAAGGATGAAAATAGTTTTCAAGATTATTTTTTAATGTTAGAAATCTTAAGACTAGTTCCTCATCTTTTTTCTTCTCAATTTCATCTTCAGTTACTTTAGAAATAGTATTTTTATAATCAGCATTTTGGCTCATATTTATTATGAAATTATTTATTTCAGGGTTTAGTATTCTAATAGTACAATTTCTGACTTCTTGCTCTGATAATACTTCCCCTCCGCTATTTAATCGTTTAAACATATGATATCTTAAATCAATATCACTTTCTTTTCTTAATACTTCAACACGAATAAAATTTCTTTTTAATTTGATTTGTAAGGCTTTTGGAAACATCTCATATGTGTTACCATTTAATTCAGGAATAATATCACAATCAGCTAGTGTTAATGTACCTCTATTCTTTAATACTCCACGAAAGTGTAAATAAGATGATACTCGCTGCAGTCCATCAATTAATTCATATTTTCCTTCTTCAATTTCAATAACAAAAATTGGGGGTAACGGTAGCTCTAAGATGAGTGTTTCTATAAAACGAGACTGTTTATCTACGCTCCATCTAAATAATCTTTGATAATCTGGAGATATGATTAATTCGTCATTTTCATACATATCTAATAATTCATTAAATGAAATATCTAAGCTTTTTGTTCTTACTTTTTCTATTTTTTTATCAACAATTGCTACTAATTCTAACATCATAATCCTTCTTTTTTAAATATATTTTATTATAAAATAATATTAATTTTTTCTCTCTTAATCTACTCAAATATTTAATTCTTTGTTGTTAGTATATTATGTGTACAACGGTTGAAGATAGCCGATAAATTTCCGCTAGGTAATTTATTGGCTACTCTGTTTTGTTGTATTTTTCTAGATAACTACATCTCAAATTTCATTTCTAAAATCTAAATAATCTAAATTAAAAATATTAAAATTAATATATTCTTTTTCATCAATAATTTTAACTTGAGGAGTAGCATATATAAATGCCCATACTTCTGGATAATTTTTTGTACTTAAATCTTCTATTTTATTTTTCATTAAATCATTTGTGAAAGAATTATTAATTAATTTTTGTGATAAATATACTTTTGGTCTAATTTTTTTATCTTTCAGTATAAAAGTTGATGTAAAATTAGCATTATAGTCTTCATTTTTAAATTTATTAATAAATACTTTAGCAAAATAAATTCTTGGATATTTTGATAATGATTCAATATTCTGATTTGAAATTTCAACAAACATTTCTGAGTATGGAATCTTATTATTTTTTATATTTATAAATCTTTTATCTAGTAAATTTTGTTTTTTATATTTATCATACTTTGATACAAAAGACCTTATTGTGTAAAATTGAGAAGCTTGGGAGTTAATTGTATTTGATTTGGATGTTTTAACTTTACGTTTTTCAACAATAGAAAATTGATTATTTTGAGTAGGTGAAATTTCTTTTTTTTCGATATGATTTTTTGGTCTACTAAATATAAATATATCTGCAAGTTCTTCATCTTTTTTATTTCTTGGTTTTTTTATTTCTTCTATATTTTCTATTTGATATTTTTTGATATTTATTTCTTTAAGTAGATCACATTCTGGATTATGTTTACTTGTTA containing:
- a CDS encoding DUF262 domain-containing protein produces the protein MLELVAIVDKKIEKVRTKSLDISFNELLDMYENDELIISPDYQRLFRWSVDKQSRFIETLILELPLPPIFVIEIEEGKYELIDGLQRVSSYLHFRGVLKNRGTLTLADCDIIPELNGNTYEMFPKALQIKLKRNFIRVEVLRKESDIDLRYHMFKRLNSGGEVLSEQEVRNCTIRILNPEINNFIINMSQNADYKNTISKVTEDEIEKKKDEELVLRFLTLKNNLENYFHPFDEYLTKYMEDIAKESIPFNYKKEKENFEKTFMIVNKVLNSNIFSTKRMSGKYQSNFVLYYYDGLILGIQNYIDKIITHDNYSSLISLFEEIKDSDTLYKARTGSKSNIKIRIRLVEEKLKNFFDDN